TCCTGAAAATGTCAAAAGTAAGTTTTTACTTAATTGCATGTGTTTATTCTCTGTGGTGTAATTCTAATTCAACTTTAATGTaaacttgttttgtgttttttgaatgtAGGGAACTATATTCTCCAAAACTGCAATGGAAATCTACAAAGATGTTGGCCCATCAATGCTTAAGATGCCAGCGCCATTTAGTCTGGCTTAAAGACTCTGTGTTCCTGAGGAGGAAACGTATGATGTTGAggttttaaaattatatacaatatttatagctatatgtatttatatacactacCGGTCTAAGTTTGGAATAGTTAAgatctttaattgttttttaatcttttatgtGAAATTACAAAACTGGTTATTAAATAACCTgagatttaaatatttactttaattgGGTCAGGTATCTACAGCTGTATGTTTCTTGCTGTCTCCAGCTGCCAGTTGCAGTACATTACTAGATCAACCCTGAAACGTGATGCAGGACAGAGCCTCTACCACTCGGTGTGGGAAATACCAGGTACCCATTTCCTGGCCAGATGATGGCATAATACATGCTGTTATTGCGAAATCAAAAACGGATGTTGACTCTTATTATTTGAGTATGCAAACGCTTTCTGTTTCAGTTTCTCTCCAATCAGATCACACTACCTGGCCTCCAGCCCCAGAGGGAGAAAATACAGACATGTTTAGAGAAATCATGGCCATAACCAAATCCAAGCTGTGAATAACAAAACAAGTCTAGACCGTCAAACAGCTGCTCTTCCTCACAGTGTGGGTGTAccacaaatgtttttgttttgtcttgttttttgctAGGAATTGACTGTGGCctttaaatgatgcccactgaATTGCATCATTCTCATAGTAAAATGGAACTCTAATAGTTCTTTCAGAATTGTTTAATCAATGTAAATATGTGTAATAATATGATATTGTGAATGTTTGTAATTGTAAGATTTCTATTATATACAGtaggtacggaaagtattcagacccccttaaatttttcactgtttgttatattgcagccatttgctaaaatcatttaagtatttgtttccccctcattaatgtacacatagcaacccatattgacagaaaaacacagaattgttgcaATTTTtgaagatttattaaaaaagaaaaactgaaatatcacatggtcctaagtattcagtgGGAATAAATGATTAATCAGATTTTCTGGCATCTTACTCGGAGTTGGGTTGCTAGGCAGAGCTCTGCATTAAGCGAGCACGCGCACGCCGCTGATTGGCCAAACATTGGCATTAGCGGCGCGAGGGGGGATGCGCTGTCTTCTGCGTGGCACTCTCGTAAAGAATAAACACCGCGCTAAAATGTTACACATGGTGAGGACTTGCAGACAATAAACTGAATAATCTAACGACCTCTACTTTTGTTTGGGAGTTTATTCGAGGTAAGAACTGTGTATTCTAATATCAGTAAATCAGATAGTACGCGTGGGGCGTGGCTTGAGATAAACAGTGCCAGCTCCTAAAATGCGATGTATTGCAATGCAGCTCAAAACAAAGTAACATGTATAGCAGGCGGTTggggcctctctctctctctctctctctctctctctctctctctctctctctctctcattctagAAGGAAACCTCTTGAAAGATTGATTGACACACCAAGCAGGTGTGTCCAGCTGCATACTGACATCATAGGAGTCTCTCTGGCTTCACAGTCATGAGTGAAGGGGCATCTGGAGACATCACTGGTCTGGAGCTGGAGGGAGCGACTGGGACAGAGGAGACCCCAGTGAACACGCTCCAGAGGTCAGCAGAGGAGGAGGGAACCACCACCAggaggaaaaagaagaagaaaaagaaagagattgTCTACCGCTCTGACCTGGAGGTGGAGGATGCTGGGGAGGGAACCTCGGCAGATGTGGACGGAAGCTTTAGTCCTGGACTTTACGAAggtgaaaaaatattttggagTGAACTGTAGAGGGATGTTTGTTTAAGTGCAGTGAAATCCATCATTTGTTTACTGTAATGGGTTAAAACATGACGGCACCATATCACGTGTGCTTTCTATTCAGAATACACCATGAGTAATAATCCTTACGTATATTAAATATAacgtgattttatattttatgttttatcctTGCTTATCATTTTATGTTAGTtatctaggtttttttttttgtcctcttcatttttataagaaaaatctTGAAATATCAGGgaagtatatatttgtaattaccaGTACTAGAAAAGGTGGGTCTTGTGAGTTAGAAACATTAGTAGACCTAAATTTTATATGCTAtcatcattaattaattaattcattaatttttttaagaaagtaatacttttacCATTCAAGGGTTTATTAAATTGACCTGATTTTACATTAAAGAAgtgtaaaatgttacaaaagatttctattttaaataatgttgtttgtttaaactttctattcatcaatggtaaaaaaaaaaaatgaataaaagttcttacacaaatatttatcagcaccaaatcaacaaattcagctttgtcctcaaatgaataaataacatttctaaagtgtattaatatatatatataatatatatatattatttatatatatatatatatatatatatatatatatatatatatatatatatatatatatatatatatataaatcatacaaatcccaaactttttaactgtCAAAAATCTTTAAACAGATaatatttgcaatttttttggacataattttaaataaattgtatttaataattataaatgtaatatacatttatattatatccAGTCCTAGTGGTGaaataagtgtttttgtttttttgtaattagtAATTTAATCAAGGCAAGAGTTTTGTGTCTGCTGGCATGGACTGTATACATTCCAATGTTTATTgtatttcctctttctctcttgcaTGACATTATTTACAGTAATGTGTTTTTAATCCAATATCCTCTTTAATATTTATCTTTCATTCACAGATGAAGAGGATATCCCTCCTGACAGCCGTTACGTGACCCTGGCTGGCACCATCACACGGGGAAAGCGGAAAGGCCAAATGGTAGACATCTATATGACGCTTACAGACAAAGAGCTGAGAGACATTGCACGCTCCAAAGAGCGTCTAGATGCAGAATGTGATGGGGCTGCAGAAGCCAAGCAAAAACCCTGCGCGCTGGGGGTCAGCCAGGGCCCTCATGTTCTCCTCTGGAGCCTTTCCTGCTCTCCATTCGTCTTCTTTCTCTCCTTCATCACATTGTTTTACTATGGAACGCTCACCTGGTACAATGTCTTCCTGGTTTACAATGAGGAACGCAGCTTTTTGCACAAAATCACGGTGTGTCCCTTGCTCATTCTGTTATACCCAGTGCTGATCATGACGTTGTGTGTTTGTATGGGGGTGTATGCCGCCTTGACCCAGCTCTCCTGGGTTTTTGGAGAATGGTGGCTGGCGGTGAGGGACCTGGAGAAGGGCTTCTGTGGGTGGATTTGTGGGAAGCTGGGGTTGGAGGACTGCGCCCCATACAATGTGGTTGAGCTGCTGGACTCTGACACTCTGTCCGGGACCCTCCAGGATAAGAGGATGGAAGATGCTGAGAACACTTCTACTTTGTGAACTTGAAAAGAAGGAATCATTTTCGACAGCATTTAACTTGTTTTCAAACCCGAGCAATCATATTCATTTTGTGATAATTCACCCAACAAATAAAAACTCACCCCTAATGTGTTCCAAACCTTttgtgtggaacacaaaataagatattttgaacacTGTTGATAACCAAACCACAGTTTTATAGATGTGTACATGCTGATAGAGAATTATCAATTAATTAGTTagaaacatattttgttttggctgtttattgtaaaatatcataaaacaatgaaatatgGGGCCACGTTACTCTAAGAATTCAGAACACTATCTTTCCATatccaatcaaaaaaaaaaaaaagaaataatggaGGTTAAGCATAAGCTTAAAGGATTAGttttcccaaaaatgaaaattagcctgtgttttactcaccctcaaagcatcctagttatatgtgactttcttctttcagacgaatccaatcagagttaaattaaatattgtcttGGCccctccaagcctttcaatgggggtaagacGGTGTTGGTTATCAACAATCCAaaatcctcaaatctggctcacgTAAATTTAACTCCAACCCTAATCC
The genomic region above belongs to Carassius gibelio isolate Cgi1373 ecotype wild population from Czech Republic chromosome A11, carGib1.2-hapl.c, whole genome shotgun sequence and contains:
- the LOC128022216 gene encoding transmembrane protein 169 encodes the protein MSEGASGDITGLELEGATGTEETPVNTLQRSAEEEGTTTRRKKKKKKKEIVYRSDLEVEDAGEGTSADVDGSFSPGLYEDEEDIPPDSRYVTLAGTITRGKRKGQMVDIYMTLTDKELRDIARSKERLDAECDGAAEAKQKPCALGVSQGPHVLLWSLSCSPFVFFLSFITLFYYGTLTWYNVFLVYNEERSFLHKITVCPLLILLYPVLIMTLCVCMGVYAALTQLSWVFGEWWLAVRDLEKGFCGWICGKLGLEDCAPYNVVELLDSDTLSGTLQDKRMEDAENTSTL